In Haliotis asinina isolate JCU_RB_2024 chromosome 16, JCU_Hal_asi_v2, whole genome shotgun sequence, the following are encoded in one genomic region:
- the LOC137268011 gene encoding kinesin-like protein unc-104 isoform X7, with protein sequence MSSVKVAVRVRPFNSRETSRDAECIISMQGNTTVIVPPKDKKDGSPKSFNFDYSYWSHTNPNDPMFASQSKVYEDIGLEMLDHAFEGYNVCIFAYGQTGSGKSYTMMGKNEPGQQGIIPQLCDDLFQRIRKSESEDVHFSVEVSYMEIYCERVRDLLNPSNKNALRVREHPLLGPYVEDLSKLAVQSFEDIKNLIDEGNKARTVAATNMNETSSRSHAVFTIIFSQRRYDSTTNMIGEKVSKVSLVDLAGSERADSTGAKGTRLKEGANINKSLTTLGKVISALAEVSVAPASKKKKKSDFIPYRDSVLTWLLRENLGGNSKTAMVAALSPADINYDETLSTLRYADRAKQIMCKAVVNEDPNARLIRELKEEVARLRELLASEGIEIQAGNGSMSEHVKALRSRKNSVTIDGGEDAMERLQMSEKLIAELNESWEEKLRKTEAIRKEREAVLAEMGVALKEDGGTIGVFSPKKTPHLVNLNEDPLMSECLIYYIKDATTRIGRAEAKNPQDIQLNGTYILEEHCLFENNEDNVTLVPFDDALCYVNGRQVMEATVLKTGARVILGKHHVFRFNHPQQARLSRALMTESIDVPITEPVDWSFAQLELLEKQGIDLRKEMEQRLLNLEEQYRKEKEEADILFEQQRKDYEFRIQSLQEQVERHSMMSSCVTDDFFEDEEPEECKWTNRERDLAAWGFRKWKYHQFTSLRDDLWGSAIFLKEANAISVELNKKVQFQFVLLTDTLYSPLPGDLMNPEDRDYSRPFPKTIVAVEVQDTKNGATHYWNLQKLRQRLEHMRDIYNEDLSPDTPEAKQDFFHCLAGCGQQNMFNFYNLIPSRQRLELMREMYHNEAELSPTSPEPNIDCMSGSDPFYDRFPWFRLVGRAFVYLSNLYYPVPLVHRVAIVSEKGEVKGYLRVAVQAVTEADDAPDYTPGIKQSGNAKISFSDADYFASPSFFQKQLTHTEFPPAIVGKPPVSVPSMENLRIVEGEGQSPENTDTVKVSDQNVTADSKKVVNLDQCPDINSKELPEHLQLGSQFQFRVTVLQASGISPEYADIFCQFNFLHRHDEAFSTEPLKNTGKGPPLGFYHVQNFTVNVTKSFIDYVKTQPLVFEVFGHYQQHPLHEQAKERPFFFSRIRSPPSRSFPSHLPVSKPVPSPKYGVITAPSYQFCSSPVYSRCDLLVWFEICELAPNGEYVPVVVDHGEELPTRGIFMLHQGIQRRIRITIVHERRHELLWKDVKELVVGRIRNTQEYRDYDGEMTVLSLNLFPAHFLQYSNDDRVFFQFEAAWDSSLHNSSLLNRVTQYGERVYMTLSAYLEVENCAQPACITKDLTLIIHSRDTKISAPSVRFRALRSLFGGSKNAESNRVSGVYELFLRKFSESSSPGVQRRQRRVLDTSSTYVRGEENLNGWRPRGDSLLVDHQWELEKLTRLQMVEKARHVLLLREKLAEQNKTSELSKLDKDIVNMQAKYRSQKAKEEELKELRSDENPKDVDIKEKDLTKTSNIYELKTDGDREKELAAKCVKLMLQGKPPLKPPPVRTSLTDSMLSSTTATSEESDSMQQSGAESLGISMTSSTASELFKPTNPTIIQQSRSCDNLTSTPNSSAESGDRKLSLPLKGIRADMELPMYVPDVEEVRVSPVVSRRGYLNFMEDKSNGWAKKWVIVRRPYVYIYNNEKDPVVRGLINLATAQIEYSEDQQAMLKTQNTFSVMTKHRGFLLQTLDDKDFHDWLYAINPLLAGQIRSKLSRRKQAVMI encoded by the exons CCAAATGACCCGATGTTTGCATCACAGAGCAAAGTGTATGAGGATATTGGACTGGAGATGTTGGACCATGCATTTGAAGGTTACAATGTGTGTATCTTTGCATATGGCCAGACTGGGTCGGGAAAGAGCTACACCATGATGGGAAAGAATGAACCAGGACAACAGGGGATCATTCCGCAG CTTTGTGATGATTTATTCCAACGGATCAGAAAGAGCGAGAGTGAGGATGTCCACTTCTCAGTGGAG GTGAGTTACATGGAAATCTACTGTGAGCGTGTGCGAGATCTCCTGAATCCAAGCAACAAGAATGCGCTACGAGTCAGGGAACATCCATTGCTGGGACCTTATGTGGAGGATCTCTCGAAATTAGCTGTCCAGTCCTTTGAGGACATCAAGAACCTCATTGATGAGGGAAACAAAGCAAG AACTGTGGCTGCAACCAACATGAACGAGACCAGCAGCAGATCTCACGCTGTCTTCACCATCATCTTCTCACAGCGCAGATATGACTCAACTACAAACATGATTGGAGAGAAG GTCAGCAAAGTGTCCCTAGTTGACTTGGCTGGAAGTGAGAGAGCAGACTCGACAGGCGCAAAGGGAACTCGCTTGAAGGAAGGAGCTAACATCAACAAGTCCCTGACCACCTTGGGCAAGGTCATCTCGGCCCTTGCGGAAGTG AGCGTGGCTCCA GCCagcaagaagaaaaagaagagtGACTTCATCCCATACAGAGACTCTGTCCTCACATGGCTGCTGAGGGAGAACTTGG GTGGAAACTCCAAAACAGCCATGGTGGCCGCTCTTAGTCCAGCTGACATCAACTATGATGAAACCCTCAGCACACTCAG ATATGCTGATCGAGCTAAACAGATTATGTGTAAGGCTGTGGTTAACGAGGATCCGAATGCACGGTTGATCCGAGAACTGAAGGAAGAGGTAGCAAGGCTGAGAGAACTCTTGGCTAGCGAGGGAATTGAGATTCAAGCAG GTAATGGAAGCATGTCCGAGCATGTGAAGGCCTTGCGGTCTCGGAAGAACTCTGTTACTATTGACGGAGGGGAAGATGCAATGGAAAGACTCCAGATGTCGGAGAAACTCATTGCTGAACTGAATGAATCGTGGGAAGAAAAACTCCGTAAAACAGAGGCCATTCGCAAAGAAAG AGAGGCTGTACTAGCTGAGATGGGTGTGGCTCTTAAGGAAGATGGAGGAACTATTGGGGTGTTTTCTCCCAAAAAG ACCCCCCATCTTGTCAATCTGAATGAAGACCCTCTAATGTCAGAGTGTCTCATCTACTACATAAAGGATGCGACCACCAG AATTGGTCGAGCAGAGGCAAAGAATCCACAAGACATTCAACTGAATGGAACCTACATTCTAGAGGAACATTgtctgtttgaaaacaatgaag ACAATGTGACGCTGGTTCCATTTGATGACGCGTTGTGCTATGTGAATGGCAGACAAGTGATGGAAGCTACTGTCCTGAAGACTGGAGCCCGTGTGATCCTTGGGAAGCACCATGTCTTCCGCTTCAACCACCCCCAACAAG ctcGCCTGAGTCGTGCTCTGATGACGGAGTCCATTGACGTACCTATAA CTGAACCGGTGGACTGGAGTTTTGCTCAGCTGGAACTGCTTGAGAAACAGGGTATTGACCTCAGGAAGGAGATGGAGCAAAG GTTATTGAACCTGGAGGAGCAGTATCGGAAGGAGAAGGAGGAAGCAGACATACTGTTTGAGCAGCAGAGAAAG GACTACGAGTTTCGTATTCAGTCACTGCAGGAGCAGGTGGAAAGACACTCCATGATGTCCAGCTGTGTCACGGATGACTTCTTCGAGGATGAAGAACCGGAAG AATGTAAGTGGACCAATCGAGAGAGAGATTTGGCTGCTTGGGGTTTCCGGAAATGGAAGTATCATCAGTTCACATCACTCAGG GATGACTTATGGGGCAGTGCAATATTCCTCAAAGAAGCCAATGCAATTAGTGTTGAACTGAACAAGAAG GTACAGTTCCAGTTTGTCTTGTTGACCGACACCCTCTACTCACCTCTGCCTGGTGATCTCATGAACCCGGAGGACAGGGACTACAGCAGACCATTCCCCAAAACAATCGTCGCTGTTGAGGTACAGGATACCAAAAATGGTGCCACTCATTACTGGAATCTACAGAAACTTCG ACAACGGTTGGAACATATGCGAGACATATACAATGAAGACCTGTCTCCGGACACGCCCGAGGCAAAACAAGATTTTTTCCATTGTCTCGCCGGTTGCGGACAACAGAACATGTTTAACTTTTATAACCTTATCCCATCCAG ACAACGCCTGGAGTTGATGCGGGAGATGTACCACAACGAAGCAGAGTTGTCCCCCACGTCCCCCGAGCCTAACATTGACTGTATGAGCGGCAGCGATCCCTTCTATGACCGCTTTCCATGGTTCAGGCTTGTGGGCAG AGCATTTGTTTACCTGAGCAATCTGTACTACCCAGTACCCCTGGTACACAGGGTAGCCATTGTCAGCGAGAAGGGGGAGGTGAAAGGTTATCTACGGGTAGCTGTACAAGCTGTAACAG AGGCTGATGATGCTCCTGACTACACCCCAGGTATCAAACAATCAGGAAACGCCAAAATCTCATTCAGCGATGCCGACTATTTTGCATCT CCATCTTTCTTTCAGAAACAACTGACCCACACTGAATTCCCACCAGCCATTGTTGGTAAACCACCCGTATCTGTTCCCTCAATGGAGAATCTGAGAATAGTTGAGGGAGAAGGACAGTCCCCAGaaaacacagacacagtcaAAG TGTCAGACCAGAATGTGACAGCTGACAGTAAGAAGGTGGTCAACCTGGACCAGTGTCCAGATATCAACTCCAAGGAGCTGCCAGAGCACCTGCAACTCGGCTCCCAGTTCCAGTTCCGGGTCACTGTGCTCCAGGCCTCTGGAATATCACCAGAATATGCAGACATCTTCTGCCAGTTCAA CTTCCTGCACCGACATGATGAGGCGTTCTCCACAGAACCTCTGAAGAACACAGGGAAAGGCCCACCGCTCGGCTTCTACCATGTACAGAAT TTCACTGTGAATGTGACCAAGTCGTTCATTGACTACGTGAAGACACAGCCACTTGTGTTCGAGGTGTTCGGTCACTACCAGCAACACCCACTTCATGAACAAGCCAAGGAAAGACCCTT CTTTTTCAGCAGAATTCGATCCCCACCAAGCCGGAGTTTCCCATCCCACCTGCCTGTGTCAAAACCTGTACCATCACCCAAGTATGGAGTCATCACTGCCCCAAG CTACCAGTTCTG CTCGAGCCCCGTCTACTCCAGATGTGATCTGCTTGTGTGGTTTGAGATCTGTGAACTGGCCCCCAATGGAGA GTACGTGCCGGTGGTAGTGGATCACGGGGAGGAGCTGCCCACCAGAGGGATCTTCATGCTGCACCAGGGTATACAGAGACGCATCCGCATCACTATCGTACACGAGCGACGACATGAACTGCTGTGGAAGGACGTGAAGGAGCTTGTTGTTG GTCGTATCCGCAACACCCAGGAGTACCGTGACTACGACGGAGAGATGACTGTTCTCTCCCTCAACCTCTTCCCTGCCCACTTCCTTCAGTACTCCAACGACGACAG GGTCTTCTTCCAGTTTGAGGCAGCCTGGGATAGCTCCCTCCACAACTCTTCCCTCCTGAACAGGGTCACACAGTACGGGGAGAGGGTGTACATGACACTATCTGCTTACCTGGAG GTTGAGAACTGCGCCCAGCCTGCTTGTATCACCAAGGACCTGACTCTCATCATACACTCCAGAGACACCAAGATCTCAGCTCCAAG TGTTCGTTTCAGGGCTCTGCGCAGTCTCTTTGGTGGATCAAAGAATGCAGAAAGCAACCGAGTGTCTGGTGTCTATGAACTGTTCCTCAGGAAATTCTCTGAATCAAGTAGTCCAG GAGTGCAGCGGCGTCAACGGCGAGTGTTGGATACATCATCTACGTACGTGCGTGGGGAGGAGAACCTGAACGGATGGCGCCCTCGCGGCGACTCCCTCTTGGTTGACCATCAGTGGGAACTGGAGAAACTCACCAGGCTGCAGATG GTGGAGAAGGCTCGCCATGTGCTATTGCTCCGTGAGAAGCTGGCTGAGCAGAACAAGACGTCAGAGCTGAGCAAGCTGGACAAGGACATCGTCAACATGCAGGCCAAGTATCGCAGTCAGAAAGCCAAGGAGGAGGAACTGAAAGAGTTACGATCTGACGAGAATCCAAAAGATGTAGACATAAAGGAGAAAGATTTGACAAAAACCTCAAACATTTACGAGTTGAAAACGGATGGGGACAGAGAAAAGGAGCTTGCTGCTAAATGTGTTAAGCTGATGCTGCAGGGAAAACCACCTCTCAAACCACCACCTGTCAGG ACATCACTCACGGACTCCATGTTAAGCTCAACGACTGCAACCTCTGAGGAGAGTGACAGTATGCAGCAGTCAGGAGCAGAATCTCTGGGCATCAGCATGACAAGTTCAACAGCATCTGAACTCTTCAA ACCCACCAACCCCACCATCATCCAGCAGTCCAGATCTTGTGACAACCTGACCTCAACCCCCAACAGCAGTGCAGAGAGCGGGGACAGGAAGTTGTCGTTGCCGCTGAAGGGAATCCGTGCCGACATGGAACTGCCCATGTATGTGCCCGATGTGGAGGAGGTGCGCGTCAGTCCTGTTGTGTCCCGTCGTGGCTATCTCAACTTCATGGAGGATAAGAGCAACGGCTGGGCCAAGAAATGGGTG
- the LOC137268011 gene encoding kinesin-like protein unc-104 isoform X16, with product MSSVKVAVRVRPFNSRETSRDAECIISMQGNTTVIVPPKDKKDGSPKSFNFDYSYWSHTNPNDPMFASQSKVYEDIGLEMLDHAFEGYNVCIFAYGQTGSGKSYTMMGKNEPGQQGIIPQLCDDLFQRIRKSESEDVHFSVEVSYMEIYCERVRDLLNPSNKNALRVREHPLLGPYVEDLSKLAVQSFEDIKNLIDEGNKARTVAATNMNETSSRSHAVFTIIFSQRRYDSTTNMIGEKVSKVSLVDLAGSERADSTGAKGTRLKEGANINKSLTTLGKVISALAEVSVAPASKKKKKSDFIPYRDSVLTWLLRENLGGNSKTAMVAALSPADINYDETLSTLRYADRAKQIMCKAVVNEDPNARLIRELKEEVARLRELLASEGIEIQAGNGSMSEHVKALRSRKNSVTIDGGEDAMERLQMSEKLIAELNESWEEKLRKTEAIRKEREAVLAEMGVALKEDGGTIGVFSPKKTPHLVNLNEDPLMSECLIYYIKDATTRIGRAEAKNPQDIQLNGTYILEEHCLFENNEDNVTLVPFDDALCYVNGRQVMEATVLKTGARVILGKHHVFRFNHPQQARLSRALMTESIDVPITEPVDWSFAQLELLEKQGIDLRKEMEQRLLNLEEQYRKEKEEADILFEQQRKDYEFRIQSLQEQVERHSMMSSCVTDDFFEDEEPEECKWTNRERDLAAWGFRKWKYHQFTSLRDDLWGSAIFLKEANAISVELNKKVQFQFVLLTDTLYSPLPGDLMNPEDRDYSRPFPKTIVAVEVQDTKNGATHYWNLQKLRQRLELMREMYHNEAELSPTSPEPNIDCMSGSDPFYDRFPWFRLVGRAFVYLSNLYYPVPLVHRVAIVSEKGEVKGYLRVAVQAVTEADDAPDYTPGIKQSGNAKISFSDADYFASPSFFQKQLTHTEFPPAIVGKPPVSVPSMENLRIVEGEGQSPENTDTVKVSDQNVTADSKKVVNLDQCPDINSKELPEHLQLGSQFQFRVTVLQASGISPEYADIFCQFNFLHRHDEAFSTEPLKNTGKGPPLGFYHVQNFTVNVTKSFIDYVKTQPLVFEVFGHYQQHPLHEQAKERPLIRSPPSRSFPSHLPVSKPVPSPKYGVITAPSSSPVYSRCDLLVWFEICELAPNGEYVPVVVDHGEELPTRGIFMLHQGIQRRIRITIVHERRHELLWKDVKELVVGRIRNTQEYRDYDGEMTVLSLNLFPAHFLQYSNDDRVFFQFEAAWDSSLHNSSLLNRVTQYGERVYMTLSAYLEVENCAQPACITKDLTLIIHSRDTKISAPRALRSLFGGSKNAESNRVSGVYELFLRKFSESSSPGVQRRQRRVLDTSSTYVRGEENLNGWRPRGDSLLVDHQWELEKLTRLQMVEKARHVLLLREKLAEQNKTSELSKLDKDIVNMQAKYRSQKAKEEELKELRSDENPKDVDIKEKDLTKTSNIYELKTDGDREKELAAKCVKLMLQGKPPLKPPPVRTSLTDSMLSSTTATSEESDSMQQSGAESLGISMTSSTASELFKPTNPTIIQQSRSCDNLTSTPNSSAESGDRKLSLPLKGIRADMELPMYVPDVEEVRVSPVVSRRGYLNFMEDKSNGWAKKWVIVRRPYVYIYNNEKDPVVRGLINLATAQIEYSEDQQAMLKTQNTFSVMTKHRGFLLQTLDDKDFHDWLYAINPLLAGQIRSKLSRRKQAVMI from the exons CCAAATGACCCGATGTTTGCATCACAGAGCAAAGTGTATGAGGATATTGGACTGGAGATGTTGGACCATGCATTTGAAGGTTACAATGTGTGTATCTTTGCATATGGCCAGACTGGGTCGGGAAAGAGCTACACCATGATGGGAAAGAATGAACCAGGACAACAGGGGATCATTCCGCAG CTTTGTGATGATTTATTCCAACGGATCAGAAAGAGCGAGAGTGAGGATGTCCACTTCTCAGTGGAG GTGAGTTACATGGAAATCTACTGTGAGCGTGTGCGAGATCTCCTGAATCCAAGCAACAAGAATGCGCTACGAGTCAGGGAACATCCATTGCTGGGACCTTATGTGGAGGATCTCTCGAAATTAGCTGTCCAGTCCTTTGAGGACATCAAGAACCTCATTGATGAGGGAAACAAAGCAAG AACTGTGGCTGCAACCAACATGAACGAGACCAGCAGCAGATCTCACGCTGTCTTCACCATCATCTTCTCACAGCGCAGATATGACTCAACTACAAACATGATTGGAGAGAAG GTCAGCAAAGTGTCCCTAGTTGACTTGGCTGGAAGTGAGAGAGCAGACTCGACAGGCGCAAAGGGAACTCGCTTGAAGGAAGGAGCTAACATCAACAAGTCCCTGACCACCTTGGGCAAGGTCATCTCGGCCCTTGCGGAAGTG AGCGTGGCTCCA GCCagcaagaagaaaaagaagagtGACTTCATCCCATACAGAGACTCTGTCCTCACATGGCTGCTGAGGGAGAACTTGG GTGGAAACTCCAAAACAGCCATGGTGGCCGCTCTTAGTCCAGCTGACATCAACTATGATGAAACCCTCAGCACACTCAG ATATGCTGATCGAGCTAAACAGATTATGTGTAAGGCTGTGGTTAACGAGGATCCGAATGCACGGTTGATCCGAGAACTGAAGGAAGAGGTAGCAAGGCTGAGAGAACTCTTGGCTAGCGAGGGAATTGAGATTCAAGCAG GTAATGGAAGCATGTCCGAGCATGTGAAGGCCTTGCGGTCTCGGAAGAACTCTGTTACTATTGACGGAGGGGAAGATGCAATGGAAAGACTCCAGATGTCGGAGAAACTCATTGCTGAACTGAATGAATCGTGGGAAGAAAAACTCCGTAAAACAGAGGCCATTCGCAAAGAAAG AGAGGCTGTACTAGCTGAGATGGGTGTGGCTCTTAAGGAAGATGGAGGAACTATTGGGGTGTTTTCTCCCAAAAAG ACCCCCCATCTTGTCAATCTGAATGAAGACCCTCTAATGTCAGAGTGTCTCATCTACTACATAAAGGATGCGACCACCAG AATTGGTCGAGCAGAGGCAAAGAATCCACAAGACATTCAACTGAATGGAACCTACATTCTAGAGGAACATTgtctgtttgaaaacaatgaag ACAATGTGACGCTGGTTCCATTTGATGACGCGTTGTGCTATGTGAATGGCAGACAAGTGATGGAAGCTACTGTCCTGAAGACTGGAGCCCGTGTGATCCTTGGGAAGCACCATGTCTTCCGCTTCAACCACCCCCAACAAG ctcGCCTGAGTCGTGCTCTGATGACGGAGTCCATTGACGTACCTATAA CTGAACCGGTGGACTGGAGTTTTGCTCAGCTGGAACTGCTTGAGAAACAGGGTATTGACCTCAGGAAGGAGATGGAGCAAAG GTTATTGAACCTGGAGGAGCAGTATCGGAAGGAGAAGGAGGAAGCAGACATACTGTTTGAGCAGCAGAGAAAG GACTACGAGTTTCGTATTCAGTCACTGCAGGAGCAGGTGGAAAGACACTCCATGATGTCCAGCTGTGTCACGGATGACTTCTTCGAGGATGAAGAACCGGAAG AATGTAAGTGGACCAATCGAGAGAGAGATTTGGCTGCTTGGGGTTTCCGGAAATGGAAGTATCATCAGTTCACATCACTCAGG GATGACTTATGGGGCAGTGCAATATTCCTCAAAGAAGCCAATGCAATTAGTGTTGAACTGAACAAGAAG GTACAGTTCCAGTTTGTCTTGTTGACCGACACCCTCTACTCACCTCTGCCTGGTGATCTCATGAACCCGGAGGACAGGGACTACAGCAGACCATTCCCCAAAACAATCGTCGCTGTTGAGGTACAGGATACCAAAAATGGTGCCACTCATTACTGGAATCTACAGAAACTTCG ACAACGCCTGGAGTTGATGCGGGAGATGTACCACAACGAAGCAGAGTTGTCCCCCACGTCCCCCGAGCCTAACATTGACTGTATGAGCGGCAGCGATCCCTTCTATGACCGCTTTCCATGGTTCAGGCTTGTGGGCAG AGCATTTGTTTACCTGAGCAATCTGTACTACCCAGTACCCCTGGTACACAGGGTAGCCATTGTCAGCGAGAAGGGGGAGGTGAAAGGTTATCTACGGGTAGCTGTACAAGCTGTAACAG AGGCTGATGATGCTCCTGACTACACCCCAGGTATCAAACAATCAGGAAACGCCAAAATCTCATTCAGCGATGCCGACTATTTTGCATCT CCATCTTTCTTTCAGAAACAACTGACCCACACTGAATTCCCACCAGCCATTGTTGGTAAACCACCCGTATCTGTTCCCTCAATGGAGAATCTGAGAATAGTTGAGGGAGAAGGACAGTCCCCAGaaaacacagacacagtcaAAG TGTCAGACCAGAATGTGACAGCTGACAGTAAGAAGGTGGTCAACCTGGACCAGTGTCCAGATATCAACTCCAAGGAGCTGCCAGAGCACCTGCAACTCGGCTCCCAGTTCCAGTTCCGGGTCACTGTGCTCCAGGCCTCTGGAATATCACCAGAATATGCAGACATCTTCTGCCAGTTCAA CTTCCTGCACCGACATGATGAGGCGTTCTCCACAGAACCTCTGAAGAACACAGGGAAAGGCCCACCGCTCGGCTTCTACCATGTACAGAAT TTCACTGTGAATGTGACCAAGTCGTTCATTGACTACGTGAAGACACAGCCACTTGTGTTCGAGGTGTTCGGTCACTACCAGCAACACCCACTTCATGAACAAGCCAAGGAAAGACCCTT AATTCGATCCCCACCAAGCCGGAGTTTCCCATCCCACCTGCCTGTGTCAAAACCTGTACCATCACCCAAGTATGGAGTCATCACTGCCCCAAG CTCGAGCCCCGTCTACTCCAGATGTGATCTGCTTGTGTGGTTTGAGATCTGTGAACTGGCCCCCAATGGAGA GTACGTGCCGGTGGTAGTGGATCACGGGGAGGAGCTGCCCACCAGAGGGATCTTCATGCTGCACCAGGGTATACAGAGACGCATCCGCATCACTATCGTACACGAGCGACGACATGAACTGCTGTGGAAGGACGTGAAGGAGCTTGTTGTTG GTCGTATCCGCAACACCCAGGAGTACCGTGACTACGACGGAGAGATGACTGTTCTCTCCCTCAACCTCTTCCCTGCCCACTTCCTTCAGTACTCCAACGACGACAG GGTCTTCTTCCAGTTTGAGGCAGCCTGGGATAGCTCCCTCCACAACTCTTCCCTCCTGAACAGGGTCACACAGTACGGGGAGAGGGTGTACATGACACTATCTGCTTACCTGGAG GTTGAGAACTGCGCCCAGCCTGCTTGTATCACCAAGGACCTGACTCTCATCATACACTCCAGAGACACCAAGATCTCAGCTCCAAG GGCTCTGCGCAGTCTCTTTGGTGGATCAAAGAATGCAGAAAGCAACCGAGTGTCTGGTGTCTATGAACTGTTCCTCAGGAAATTCTCTGAATCAAGTAGTCCAG GAGTGCAGCGGCGTCAACGGCGAGTGTTGGATACATCATCTACGTACGTGCGTGGGGAGGAGAACCTGAACGGATGGCGCCCTCGCGGCGACTCCCTCTTGGTTGACCATCAGTGGGAACTGGAGAAACTCACCAGGCTGCAGATG GTGGAGAAGGCTCGCCATGTGCTATTGCTCCGTGAGAAGCTGGCTGAGCAGAACAAGACGTCAGAGCTGAGCAAGCTGGACAAGGACATCGTCAACATGCAGGCCAAGTATCGCAGTCAGAAAGCCAAGGAGGAGGAACTGAAAGAGTTACGATCTGACGAGAATCCAAAAGATGTAGACATAAAGGAGAAAGATTTGACAAAAACCTCAAACATTTACGAGTTGAAAACGGATGGGGACAGAGAAAAGGAGCTTGCTGCTAAATGTGTTAAGCTGATGCTGCAGGGAAAACCACCTCTCAAACCACCACCTGTCAGG ACATCACTCACGGACTCCATGTTAAGCTCAACGACTGCAACCTCTGAGGAGAGTGACAGTATGCAGCAGTCAGGAGCAGAATCTCTGGGCATCAGCATGACAAGTTCAACAGCATCTGAACTCTTCAA ACCCACCAACCCCACCATCATCCAGCAGTCCAGATCTTGTGACAACCTGACCTCAACCCCCAACAGCAGTGCAGAGAGCGGGGACAGGAAGTTGTCGTTGCCGCTGAAGGGAATCCGTGCCGACATGGAACTGCCCATGTATGTGCCCGATGTGGAGGAGGTGCGCGTCAGTCCTGTTGTGTCCCGTCGTGGCTATCTCAACTTCATGGAGGATAAGAGCAACGGCTGGGCCAAGAAATGGGTG